Proteins encoded within one genomic window of uncultured Desulfobacter sp.:
- a CDS encoding PAS domain S-box protein gives MTNQQESIINAELFSAFNAMASVVWIIDKDNFIRQSNNSVENLFNKTTFEVIGKKCWEVAHGTDQPVEGCPISKARHSLQRESMEFQIGKKWFEVVVDPILNAKGRPTKYIHIITDITENKQIYTKLRQSQRLLANSQRLAKIGGWEWDVAFQKMYWTKELYRLHGFDPKNFDPGSPYHIEASLGCYKREDRSILLDAFWGCVEEGIAYDLEFEFKKLSGEKIWIRTTAESILKGDKVKKVIGNVIDVTEFKMANDALLIQSERIKTFFNSINEAIFVYPLKEEGFASFMEVNHIACKQYGYTYDEFLNISVPNITVTPDVSEHGKRDFRKELIKKGQLIFETTHIKKTGETFPVEINSNIFYQNRKPYILALVRDITERKENEKKQAFLITELQEALENIKTLRGLLPICSICKKIRDDKGYWNILEGYIEKHSEALFSHGICPECSDKLYGDKDWYIKMKKKKNK, from the coding sequence ATGACTAATCAGCAGGAATCAATAATAAACGCGGAACTTTTTTCAGCTTTCAACGCCATGGCGTCAGTCGTTTGGATTATTGATAAAGACAATTTTATCCGCCAATCTAATAATTCCGTCGAGAATCTATTCAATAAAACTACATTTGAAGTGATCGGTAAAAAATGTTGGGAGGTTGCGCATGGTACTGACCAACCGGTCGAAGGGTGTCCCATTTCAAAGGCGAGACATAGTTTGCAACGAGAATCGATGGAGTTTCAGATTGGCAAAAAATGGTTTGAAGTCGTAGTAGACCCGATCCTTAATGCTAAAGGACGACCAACCAAATACATTCATATCATCACCGATATTACTGAAAACAAGCAGATATATACAAAATTGAGACAAAGCCAAAGACTGCTTGCCAATTCACAACGCCTGGCAAAAATAGGCGGATGGGAATGGGATGTGGCGTTTCAAAAGATGTATTGGACAAAAGAATTGTATCGTCTGCATGGGTTTGACCCTAAGAATTTTGATCCTGGTTCTCCTTATCATATTGAAGCAAGTCTCGGATGCTATAAACGTGAAGACCGTTCAATTCTATTAGATGCTTTTTGGGGATGCGTAGAAGAGGGGATTGCTTATGATCTTGAATTTGAGTTCAAAAAACTGTCCGGGGAAAAAATATGGATTAGGACTACAGCTGAATCCATTTTAAAAGGTGACAAGGTTAAAAAGGTCATTGGTAATGTTATAGATGTTACCGAATTTAAAATGGCGAACGACGCATTGCTCATTCAATCTGAAAGAATCAAAACCTTTTTCAACTCAATTAATGAGGCAATCTTTGTTTATCCACTGAAAGAAGAGGGATTTGCATCCTTTATGGAAGTGAATCATATCGCCTGTAAACAATATGGGTATACATATGACGAATTTTTGAATATTTCTGTGCCCAATATAACAGTTACCCCGGATGTAAGCGAGCATGGAAAAAGAGATTTTAGAAAAGAACTCATTAAAAAAGGGCAGCTTATTTTTGAAACAACTCATATAAAAAAAACGGGGGAGACCTTTCCAGTTGAAATAAATTCAAACATTTTTTATCAAAATAGAAAACCTTACATTCTTGCCCTTGTCCGAGATATTACAGAACGTAAAGAAAATGAGAAAAAACAAGCGTTTCTTATAACTGAACTGCAAGAGGCTCTTGAAAACATTAAGACTCTTAGAGGTCTTCTTCCTATCTGCTCCATATGTAAAAAAATTCGCGATGACAAAGGATACTGGAATATTTTAGAAGGCTATATTGAAAAACATTCAGAGGCTCTTTTTAGTCATGGAATTTGCCCTGAATGCTCTGATAAACTTTACGGAGATAAAGATTGGTATATCAAAATGAAAAAGAAAAAAAATAAATAA
- a CDS encoding metal-sensitive transcriptional regulator, with amino-acid sequence MNPGYKDQIPSLNRIEGQIKGIKKMIEDRRYCVDILTQLKAVKAAVHKVEQAVLKSHMQHCLMHAVQSKNETDILEKIEELMQLLSKRI; translated from the coding sequence ATGAACCCCGGATATAAGGACCAGATACCCAGCTTGAATCGTATTGAAGGGCAGATTAAGGGTATAAAAAAAATGATAGAGGATCGCCGATACTGCGTTGACATTCTAACCCAGCTTAAAGCAGTTAAAGCCGCTGTGCACAAAGTCGAACAGGCAGTACTGAAATCACACATGCAGCACTGCTTAATGCATGCAGTGCAATCAAAAAATGAAACCGATATTTTAGAAAAAATTGAAGAATTAATGCAGCTGTTAAGTAAGCGAATATAA
- the bioD gene encoding dethiobiotin synthase: MNGFFVAGTDTDAGKTIVTAALVRQMRMQGIDAVPMKVIQTGGGFTHDGSPISPDFEVYCSASSFIWNGDEKKDMIPLSFCAPCSPHMASRMEGRTCDTGLVLAALKRLYAKHNLVIAEGTGGINVPLSGTITSLDLIKEMGLPIILVIRNVLGCINHALNTIQVLRLHKIPILGAVMTETSPSQDCDTFILEDNPEIIRMIGDLPILANLPFIKKAQPGTESFWSALDVYMSGIVEALLKTEAKTAID; the protein is encoded by the coding sequence ATGAATGGATTTTTTGTTGCCGGAACAGATACAGACGCGGGTAAAACAATTGTTACTGCGGCTTTGGTCCGTCAAATGCGAATGCAAGGCATAGATGCCGTGCCAATGAAAGTGATTCAGACCGGAGGCGGTTTTACCCATGACGGCTCCCCGATTTCCCCTGATTTTGAGGTCTATTGCAGCGCTTCGTCCTTTATTTGGAATGGGGATGAGAAAAAGGATATGATCCCCCTGTCGTTTTGTGCCCCCTGTTCTCCCCATATGGCGTCCCGGATGGAAGGGCGCACCTGTGATACGGGTTTGGTACTGGCTGCGCTCAAACGGCTTTACGCGAAACATAACCTGGTTATTGCCGAAGGCACAGGGGGAATTAATGTGCCTTTGTCGGGCACGATTACAAGCCTTGATCTCATAAAAGAAATGGGACTGCCCATTATTCTGGTCATTCGAAACGTTTTGGGGTGTATCAACCACGCCCTCAATACCATCCAGGTTTTGAGGTTGCATAAGATTCCAATTCTGGGTGCGGTGATGACCGAAACAAGCCCCTCGCAAGATTGCGATACATTCATCCTTGAGGATAATCCGGAGATTATACGTATGATAGGAGATCTTCCCATTCTGGCGAACCTGCCGTTTATTAAAAAGGCGCAGCCCGGTACAGAGTCGTTTTGGTCTGCCCTGGATGTTTACATGAGCGGAATTGTCGAAGCGCTTTTGAAAACGGAAGCAAAAACGGCCATAGACTAA